In Macadamia integrifolia cultivar HAES 741 chromosome 5, SCU_Mint_v3, whole genome shotgun sequence, a single window of DNA contains:
- the LOC122078125 gene encoding formin-like protein 7: MEITLHPEVRNGSIESKLSSSVTNGRSAKCHISTQIHSRKRKDSSIKRPAVLENSLPDEEKGKEKEIKGQMVAHAQIAQATNMRHRLASAIVSGPSPTSVITLPAESMIVVEPNTVPVQPTSSTPQPPLTHPVTSFAASKPTAEEEQKKATAAAVAAKLAASTSSAQMLTSVLSSLVAEEAASMNGGSKSGGFGNSFPFSREKRPKLEKPMLVSEMGSTTYFANVQQQPLTNYPLAPGQASTTSMQPMSQASQVQSPFPPPPPLPPPPQHTHQYVQSTGMIAGVMPYGYGATSLPPPPPPLPTHIAMGLARPGTQPQQPPQQQPATGSYYQLPGTGFYGQNHQPTTPPVPRQ; the protein is encoded by the exons ATGgagattacgctccatccagaggtgAGAAATGGTAGCATAGAAAGCAAGCTTTCCAGCAGTGTCACAAATGGTAGATCCGCCAAATGTCATATATcgacccagatccattctcgtAAGAGGAAGGATTCGTCTATTAAAAGGCCAGCAGTGCTTGAGAACTCTCTTCCAGATgaggagaaagggaaagagaaggaaa TTAAGGGGCAGATG GTTGCTCATGCTCAGATAGCCCAAGCAACTAATATGAGACACAGGCTCGCTTCAGCCATAGTTTCTGGTCCCAGCCCAACCTCCGTGATTACCTTACCAGCTGAATCAATGATTGTTGTTGAACCTAACACAGTCCCAGTTCAACCAACAAGCAGCACACCACAACCTCCTTTGACCCACCCTGTCACTTCTTTTGCGGCTTCAAAACCCACAGCGGAAGAAGAGCAAAAGAAAGCAACGGCAGCAGCTGTTGCAGCCAAGCTTGCTGCCTCTACATCTTCTGCACAGATGCTCACCTCTGTGCTATCATCACTGGTTGCAGAAGAAGCAGCTTCTATGAATGGTGGCTCAAAATCTGGAGGCTTTGGGAATAGTTTTCCTTTCTCCAGAGAAAAACGTCCCAAACTTGAGAAACCAATGCTGGTTTCGGAAATGGGCAGTACAACATACTTTGCTAATGTACAACAGCAACCATTAACCAATTATCCCCTCGCCCCTGGCCAAGCTTCAACCACGAGTATGCAGCCAATGTCCCAAGCCAGTCAGGTACAGTCTCCATTCCCGCCGCCTCCACCActaccacccccaccccaacacACACACCAATATGTACAATCCACAGGTATGATAGCTGGAGTGATGCCTTATGGGTATGGTGCTACAAGCCTCCCTCCTCCTCCACCCCCTTTGCCTACACACATAGCAATGGGTTTAGCACGGCCAGGGACTCAGCCACAGCAGCCACCACAGCAGCAGCCTGCAACAGGAAGTTATTACCAGCTGCCAGGTACTGGATTCTATGGGCAGAACCATCAGCCGACAACTCCCCCTGTTCCTCGGCAGTGA